TCACCGATCCGATCGGATCCCAGGGTTCTCAAGCAGGTGGAGTTCTTCAAGGACAAGTACCAGGTCGCCACGTGCGCCTACGGTGAGGCCCCGGACGGCGTGACGGAGCACTATGCCCTTCCCTCGGATTCGCGGGGCTGGCCGTCCGACAAGGCGGGCCTGCTCACGCGCCGCTTCGAGCGGGTGTACGAGAGCATGACCGCGGTGCAGGCCGCCCGCGCCCTGCTTCCTCAGGGCCGCTTCGACATCATCCTCGCCAACGACCTGAACAGCCTTCCCGTGGCCCTCGACCTCAAGCCGCGGCTCGGGGTCCACTCCGACCTCCACGAGTTCGCCCCGCGGGAGAAGGAAGACGACCTGAAGTGGCGCTTCTTCGTCGCACCGTTCATGCGCTGGCTCTGCAGGACCTACCTGGGCCGTGCCGCCTCGGTCACCACGGTGTCCCAGGGGATCGCGGAGGAATACACCAAGGACTACGGCGTGGACGCCGGTGTGGTGACGAACGCGGCGCCGTACGCGGAGGCCGAGCCGAAGCCCACCGGGACGTCCGTGCGGCTCATCCACAGCGCCGCCGGCCAGCGCTACCGCAAGCTGGAGAACTTCATCGAGGCGATGCGTGACGCCCCGGAGTGGCTCACCCTGGACATGATCGTCATGCCGAACGAGCCCGACTACGTGGCTGAGCTGCGTGAGAAGGCCGAGGGCCTGCCCAATCTGCGGTTCCGGGACCCCGTGCCGTACCGTCAGCTGGTGGCGACCCTCAGCGAGTACGACGTGTCCCTGGTCTTCCTCCCGCCGACCAACTTCAACCTGAAGAACGCCCTCCCCAACAAGTTCTTCGAAGCCGTGCAGGCTCGGCTCGGCCTGATCGTGGGCCCGTCGCCGGCCATGGAGTCCCTGGTCCGCGAATACGGTCTCGGCGACGTGACGTCGGACTTCACCGCGGAGTCGCTGCGGCAGACCCTGCAGGCCCTCACCCCGGAGCGGATCGACGCCTGGAAGGCCGCTGCCCACGCTGCCGCACGGCCGCTGTCGGCCGAGGCCCAGGTCGAGATCTGGGGCGGGTACATCGACCGCCTGGCGGCTCGCGCCTGAGCCCACCGGACTTTCCCGGCCACACGACGACGGCGCCGCCGCGGCTTCCCAGCCGCGGCGGCGCCGTCGTCGTTCAGGGTGTTCTTGCGTCGAGTGCGTTCCTGTCGCCCAGTGTGCTCGTGATCCGCTCGCCGCGGGCGGCCGGCTACTTGCAGCCCGTGATCTTGTACAGCTTGGCCTTGCCCTGCTGGTCCAGCAGCTGGACCTTGTGCAGCTTGGCGATCTCCTCCGGCGTGGGGAAGGTGTACTTGACCGTGTTCGGCGAGAGCTCGGTGCCGAAGTCCAGGATGTAGTAGGCGTTGAGGCGCTTCACGCTCGAGCATACGGCCGGGTCGGTGTCGAGGCCGGTGAGTTTCGAGGTCAACTGGATGTCGTCCGCGCTGGGACTTGAGCCGAGCGCGGGGAGGATGACGGCGCGGCCCGTGTAGGCGTATGCGAGAGCGGCGCCCGAAGCGGGGTGACCGATCAGCACCGAGCCCTCCGGGACCTTCGTGTCCAGCCGCTCGAGGAGCTTCTCCTCGTCGGGGCTGAGGAGGTTGCCCGGGAAGTTGGGGTCGAACGCCCACTTGCTGCGCAGCACCACGCCGTTCAGGTTCGGGTTGAACCGGCTCGACTGGAGGGCGAGACCCGCCACGGAGGTCAGCAGGATCGCCAGGACCGCGGTCCCGGCGGTCAGCACGCGGGCGTCGATGACCTTTCCGAGCCGCCCGATCTGCTGGGCGAGGAGCTTCCAGAGCTCCCACAGTGTCACGGCGCCCAGGGGCAGCGCGAAGACGACCGTCAGCGCTGCGAGGCGGTGGGCGTCGTGGTACCAGATCTGGCTCCAGAAGTCCCTCCAGGCGCTGTCCGGGAGGCCCGAAGCGGAGATGTAGAGGAAACAGGACATGGCGAACCACGCGACCAGATACGTCGCGCGGTGCTGACGCAGCAGCATGACGCCGCCCGCCACCACCAGGATCGTGAGGATCCATGCTTCGGCGAAGCCGTTGGTGGAGAAGGTGAGGCTCTCGCCCAGGGCACGGCCGGACGAGGTCACGGGAGGCCAGTGCGCGCCGAATTTGGACGGGCGCAGCTTCATCCAGGCCACGGTGAAGGCCGCCAAGTACAGGGCGAACGCGAGCGAGACCCAGAGCGCCCGGCGGCGGTCGCGGGTGCTGAAGTACCTGCGGATCTCGCGCCACCAGGCCACCACGAACAGGACGGCGGCCAGCAGCAGGAGCGTGAGGATCGCGGAGGGGTGTGCCAGGGCCATTCCCGGCAGCACCGCCAGGAAGAGGAGCAAGGGGGCCACGCGCTGCGTCCAGTGCCCGAACGGCGCCTTCGTGACGCCGAGCAGGAGGGCGATCCCGACGGGGAGGAGGAGCAGGGAGAGCAGGTTGGGGTAGAGGGTTCCCCAGTCCAGGAGGTGGAACGGGAGGAGGCCGAACGCGCCGCAGAGCACCGCCGTGGTCAGCGCGGCGCCCGACGTCGACGGCACGACCGTCCGGACCAGCAGGAAGCAGGCCAGGGGCCAGACGACGGCCAGGAGGGCGATCGTCGTGCCGTTGATCGCGAGCGGGATGTCCGCCGACGACAGCTGGGCGACGAGTGCCACCGTGTCATGCCAGGCGCCGGGGTAGAAGCCCGTGGTGTTGGACGGGTCCATCGAGGCGAGGGTGAGGGACGAGCCCTTCCCCGTGTCCAGGATGAAGCGGATCGCGTTCATGTGGAACACGTTGTCGTAGCGCTGGGAGAAGTTCTCCGGGACCCCGATGATCTGCATGATCCGGCGCACGATGAACGCGCCGGACAGCACCACGGCGAAGAATCCCACGAGGAATCCCTTGATGTTCGACGGCGACCGCCAGGATCCCGCGTGCTCCGCGTCGGGGCCGCTCATCCAGCCCACCCGGATCAGCGCCCGGCGCACCAGCACCGCCAGCGCCCCCACGATGACCGTGGTGCCGATCAGGGTCCAGACGTTCCAAGGGATCCGCAGGAACCCGCCCAGGATCGCCGCGATGCCGATCAGGCTGACGGACACGGGGCCGGAGACGGAGGCCCAGGTCAGTCCACGCGCACCCAGGAGCCGGCTGACCAGCGCTCCCGGGAGCAGGAAGACGGCGAGAGCCGCCAGAGTGGCAGGGAGAGCTGGTATCCAGGAAATCAGCAAGGGGCGCCTTTCTGACTACGGTCCAGGGGACGAACGCGTAGGACGCCGGTAATCCTACCAAGTGGTCAGCGCAGGGTGCCGATCAGACGCCCCGTCCCCAGGGAAGATTCGGGCATTCCCGTGCCCGCGTAGAACCAGAGGGATCCGTTGGTGTTGATGCCGACGAAGTCCGCACGGCCGTCGCCGGTGAGATCCCCGGTGGGGGCGAGCGCCTTGTACGCGGTCCACCCGCTCCGCCCGACCTGACGGCCCGGGGCGATGTACGGCGAGGTCCCGGTGCCCTGGTAGAACCAGAGGGTCCCGTCCCGTCGCACGGCGTACAGATCGGTCCGGTTGTCGCCGTCGGCGTCGATCGGCAGCACCGAGGTGAAGGTCTGCCAGGAGGAGTTGCCGATCTTCTGCGGCGTGGAGAAGGAGACGTTCCCAGTGCCGGGGTAGAGCCACAGGGTGCCGTCGGGCTTGATGGCGATCAGGTCCCAGCTGCCCTTGCCGCTGAGGTTGCGCACGGCCTGGACCGATTGGTAGATGTTCCAGCCGGACCCGATCTGACGTGGCGTGGCGAAGCGGGGGAGACCGTTGGCGGGTCCGTTGTTGGCGGAGAACCAGAGGGTGCCGTCGGGGCGGATGGTCAGGACGTCCCCTCGTCCGGTGCTCGAGAAGTCGCCGAGGAACGCCGACTTCACCGGGCCGAAGGAGGTGCTCAGAGCCGTGCCGGTCCCGAGCTGGCCCGAGGAGGTTCCGGCGTAGAGCAGGGCCTTCCCGTTCGCGTAGATCCCGAGGGTGTCGGCGGGGCCGGCCCCATTGAGGTTGAAGCCACCGGTCACGGCGGCGAAGGACGTCCAGCCGCCGTTGCCGATCTTGCGGGCCGTGGCGTACCCGTCGGAGTCGCCGGCCACGCCCGGGTAGAAGAGGGAGGACCCGTCGGGCCGGAGCGCGAGCAGATCGGGCTGGCCGTCCAGATTGGAGTCACCGGTGCTCAGGAGGCCGCTGAACTGGCCCCAGCCGCTGTTGCCGATCCGCAGCGGCGCTCCGAACGCGTTCCCGGAAGCGTCGACGCTTCCGAGTGACGGGAAGAGCAGCAGTGCGCCGGTGGCGTCGGACGCGATGAGGCCGGGCGTGTTCGACTTGGTGAAGGACCCGCTCAGGGCCATGAGGGGGTAGGCGCCCCAGTTCGTTCCGGCGAGCTTCCGTGCCGGCCCGAAGCCCGACGAGCCCGCGCTCGGACTCGAGAGGCCGGGGATCAGGTAGAGGGCGTTGTCCTGCCCCAGGGCGAGGATGTCCGGCCGGCCGTCCCCGGTGAGGTCGGACCCGCCCAGGATCCTGCTGTAGGAGGACCACTGGAGGCCGGGGAGCCGGACCGCGGGCGCGTAGCCCTGGTTTCCGGAGTTGACCGCGCCGGTGCCCGCGTAGAACCAGACGGAGCCGTCGGGACGGACGCCGAGGAGATCGGGCCGGCCGTCGCCGTTCAGGTCTCCGGCGCCGATGAGCTGCTGGTAGATGTTCCAGCCGCGTCCGATCACCGTGGCCGCGCCGTACCCGCCGGAGCCGTTGCCGGGGAGCAGTGCGAGGGTGCCGTCCGGCCGGATGCCCACCAGGTCGGGCCGCTTGTCGCCGTTGAAATCGCCGACGGCGGTGAACCGCGTGGAGTCGCCATAGGTGGCGAAGCGTGAGAGGCCGGTCAGGTCGCCGTTCCAGACATTGGAGTCGCCGGCGAAGGGTCCTTCATCGCTGTACTGCCAGATGCTGTACTGCTGCCAGCTGGCCGGGAGAGTGCCGGGGGTGTTGCTCGCGGACGAGGGGTACGCCGCGATCCACAGCGGGTAGGAGGAGAATGCCGCCGAATTGCCCGTGCAGCGCTTCCACCAGTCGGTGGTGGTGTAGATGACCGGGTAGCGGCCGGTCAGCTGCCGCATGGTGTTCCCGAAGTCGGTGATCCACTTGACCATCGGGGCGCCCGCCAGGTTGTAGCAGGTGTCGCCCGAGTTGTATCCGAGGTCGGTGCGCCCCACATAGGGGTTGTATTCGATGTCGAGGACGGGAGGCAGGGTCCGGCCGTCGCCGCTCCAGCCGCCGCCGTGGGAGGCGAAGTACCGCGCCTGGTCCGCGCCGGAGGACCAGCTGGGGATGGCGAAGTGGTAGGCGCCGCGCACCATGCCCTGGTTCGCGGACCCGTTGTACTGCGAGGCGAAGTTCGCGTTCGTGTAATAGGTGCCCTCACTGGCCTTCACATAAGCGAAGCGGGAGCCGAGGCTCCACTGACTCGCCCAGTCCACCGTGCCCTGCCAGGCACTGACGTCCTGGCCGGGCACCCCGAAGGTCGGCCGCCAGTGCGAGGTGCTGAAGGCGGCGGGGACGGTGCGCGACAGCCCGGTCGCGGAGCCCGAGAGCCCGCTCGTGGGTGAGCCCTCGGCCGTCTTCTCTGCCGTGAGGGCCTCGGGCTTCGGCGCGGGTCCGTCGGCGGGTGGCGCCAGGAGCCGCTTCTTCTCGCCGTTCGTGCGCATGGTCGCGCCCTCGCGACCGACGGCCTGGCGTGCGACGGCGGGGTCACCGGCGGTCTGGCCGTTCGGCAGCGGTTCGGACGGCGCCTGGGGGAGCTGGGTGGGCGCCGGCGCGGCGGTCGACGGTCCGCTCGGCTCAGGCGTGGGGGCCGCGGCCGCGGTGTAGGCGACGGAGACGAGCAGCACGGTGGACATCGCAGCCGCGGTCAGGCTCCTGGTCAAGGCTCGACGACGGTGGGCGGGGGCGGCGGGCTGGAACCCGTGGTGCATGAGACGTCTCCGTGGGCAGAGGAGGAGGGGGAAAGGCGGGAGTGGGGCGGACTCACGCGTGCCACCAGACTAACAGCGCGCTCTCGGATGAGTCAGAGGGCGTCGAGAGGTTGTCCACAGGAAAGCGGACTGCCACTTGGCACGATAAGGGATCTTTCATAACATGACATCGACATGACAAGAATCAACGAAGGGCGGTCCGTGGAGGCGGCGGAACTCATCGAGGCTGAGGTGCGGGAACTGGTGCGTCGGCGGGGGATCGACCCGTGGGCGGACGGGGAACGGATCCGCGACCTGGTCGTGGAAGCGGTCACGGACTACGAGGAGCGGGCGGTGCGCGGTGGGCTGCCGCCACTCCCAGGGCACGAGGACACGGTCCGCCACCTCCTGGACTCCGTGGCGGGGTTCGGTGAATTGCAGGCGTATTTCGACGACCCCGAGGTGGAGGAGATCTGGCTGAATGGGCCCGGCGAGATCTTCGTCGCGCGGGGCGGGGAATCCGAACGGACGGGCCTGGAGATGTCCCAGGCGAGGGTGGAGGATCTGGTGGAGCGGATGCTCAAGACGTCCGGGCGCCGTCTCGATCTGAGCTCCCCCTTCGTGGACGCCTCGCTCCCGGATGGGTCCCGTCTGCACGTGGTGATTCCGGACATCACTCGGCGGCACTGGGCCGTCAACATCCGGAAGTTCGTGGTGAGGGCCAGCCGGTTGGAACATCTGGTGGAGTTAGGTTCTTTGACGCGGGTGGGGGCTCGCTTCCTCGGCGCCGCCGTGAGCAGCGGGCTCAACATCCTCGTCTCGGGGGCGACTCAAGCCGGCAAGACGTCACTCCTGAACTGCCTGACGTCGGCCATCGGAGCGCGGGAACGGGTCATCACGGTGGAGGAGGTCTTCGAGCTGCAGTGTCCACTTCCGGACGTGGTGGGCCTCCAGTGCCGGCAGCCGAACCTCGAGGGGGAAGGGGAGATCCCCCTGCGACGGCTCGTGAAGGAGGCCCTGCGGATGAGGCCGGACCGCCTGATCGTGGGGGAGGTCCGCTCGGCGGAGAGTCTCGACCTGCTGATCGCCATGAATTCCGGGGTGGGAGCCATGGCCAGTGTCCACGCCAATTCGGCGAGGGACGCCGTCACGAAGATCTGCACACTGCCGTTGCTCGCCGGGGGCAACATCAGCAGTGACTTCGTCGTTCCCACGGTCGCCTCCTGCGTCGACCTCGTCGTGCACTGCCAGAGGCAGCCCAACGGCCGGCGGCTGGTGTCGGAGATCGTGGCTCTCGGCCGGCGCGTGGAGAACAACGTCATCGAATCCAGTGTCATCTTCGCGCTGCAGGACGGCGCGCTCGAACCGACGGGCCAGCTCCCGCCCGAGGACAAATTCGTCCGGGCGGGCTTCCGGCTCCACTCTCTGGTCGGTGCCGCCTGATGTCGGCGGTGCTTGGACTGGCTCTCGGTCTGGGTTTTCTCCTTATCTGGTGGTCGTGCTGGCCGCGCAGCGGTGGGGGCGCCGTCCCCGCGCGTCCTTCCCGTCTGGCGCAAGCCCTTCAGTCGGCCGGCGTGCAGAAGGTCTCACCGGCCGGACTGGTGGGTTCCGCCCTCATCCTCGCGCTGGTGGCAGGACTCGTGGTCCTGGCCTTCACCCGGTCTGTGCCGATCGCCTCATGTTTCGCGGCGTTCGCCGCGTGGGTTCCGTGGTCGCTCGTGTCCTGGCGCGCACGACGACGGGTGGCCGCCCTCCGCCGGTGCTGGCCGGATGCGGTGGACCACCTGCGGTCGGCGATACGGGCAGGATTGTCGCTCCCGGAAGGACTCATGCAGCTCGCGCGCAAAGGGCCCGAGGATCTTCGCCCGTTCTTCGAGGAGTTCACGGCGGACTATCGATCGGGCGGAAGCTTCGACCGTTCCCTGGCGCGGCTGAAGGCCCGGCTCTCCGATCCCGTCGCGGACCGGATCATCGAAGCCTTGAAGCTGACCCGTGACGTCGGCGGAGCCGATCTGGGAATTCTCCTCTCCGCACTGGCCGACTTCCTCCGGGACGATGCACGAACCCGGAGCGAACTCGAGGCCCGTCAGTCGTGGACGGTCAACGCGGCCCGGCTGGCGGTGGCGGCGCCCTGGCTGGTGCTGCTGATGATGTCGACCCGGCATGAGGCGGTCAGTGCCTACAGCTCCGTGGAGGGCCTGGGTGTCCTCGGCGGAGGGCTCGTGGTCTCAGTGCTCTGTTACCGGGTCATGCAACGGATCGGTGCGCTCCCGTCCGATGAACGAGTCCTCGGATGAGCACGGGACTCTGCGCCGCGCTGTGCGGTCTCCTCTTCGGGTCCGGTCTGTGGCTCACCGTGGTGCGGCTTCCGTTCATGCGAGCCATGACCCTGGCCGAACGCGTCGCTCCACAATTGCGCGCCCAGGACACCGGCTCCCGCCTGCTCACGACGGCCCCGCACACCATCACTCCCTTCGGGCCGCTGGAACGGATCCTGACTCCGGTTCTCCGCGATGCAGTCGCGTGGCTGGGACGGTTCCGTGCGGGCAACTCGGCGCTCCAGGAACGTCTGGCCCGCGCCGGGAGTGCCAGGACCGCTCTGGATTTCCGGGCGGCCCAGCTGCTTCTGGGCGGTGCGGCCTTCACCACGGTCCTCCTGGTGTGCCTGCTGGGGGTGTTCTCGGGGCGCGTCGCTCCGCTCCAGGCGCTGCTCGCTGCGCTGAGTGCGGCGGCGCTCGTCGCCCTGGGGCAGGAGCAACGGCTGAGCCAGAGAATCAGGTCACGGGAGGCCAAGATCCTGAGAGAGTTCCCGGGCCTGGCGGAGATGATGGCGCTCGCGGTCGGCGCCGGGATGAACGCGCGTGGCGCAGTGGAGAGAATCGCGCTGATCGCCCACGGTGAGCTGGCCGCGGAGTTCGCCCGGACGGTGGCGGATGCGAGGTCTGGAACACCATTCCTTGACGCACTCCGTGGGCTGGCCCGGCGCGTGAGGCTTGTCCCGGTGGAGCGCTTCGTGGACGGTCTCATCGTCGCCATGGAACGAGGCACCCCGCTCGGCGATGTCCTGCGGGCCCAGGCCCAGGACGTTCGGGACCTCGGGAAACGCGAACTCATGGAGTCGGCGGGGCGCAAAGAGATCCTCATGATGGTGCCCGTCGTGTTCGGTGTGCTGCCGCTGACGGTCCTCTTCGCCGTGTTCCCCGGCCTGGCCGCCATCACCCTGATGCTGTGATGCGTCGTATCAGCCACCTTGCCGCCGAAGGCACTGAGCCCCACACGAGCGCGGGCAGCAAAGTGCGTTGGGGAACCCATGAGCACAGCGTCGTCAGCAACGAACACGACAGAAGGAAGGGCGCACCACCGATGAAAGCAATCCCCATGAACCATCTCCGGAGTCATCTCGATCGGCCTGCCCAGATGATGCGGACTCTGCGGTGGCGCCACGCGTCGCCACGGCTCGCGGATGGTCGCCATGGCAGTCCCGTTCCCGAGTCCTGGTCGGGGCCGCGCCGGTCCGGCACGCAGCGGTCCGTGAGGTCCAGGCGATCGCCCGTTGCGGCTATCGCTTGGACAATGTTCCTGACCCTCTTCGTGAACGTGAGCAGCCTGCTCGCCGTCCGGCTCCGCGAGGAGAGGACTGATCGGAGGCGTCACCCGGACCGTGGAGACGTGCCCGGCTGGGTGATGGTGACCTTGATGACGGCCGCGCTCGTGGCGCTCCTGCTGGCTGTGGCGGGCCCGGC
This portion of the Arthrobacter woluwensis genome encodes:
- a CDS encoding glycosyltransferase, which translates into the protein MTELPRLLILTFSPIRSDPRVLKQVEFFKDKYQVATCAYGEAPDGVTEHYALPSDSRGWPSDKAGLLTRRFERVYESMTAVQAARALLPQGRFDIILANDLNSLPVALDLKPRLGVHSDLHEFAPREKEDDLKWRFFVAPFMRWLCRTYLGRAASVTTVSQGIAEEYTKDYGVDAGVVTNAAPYAEAEPKPTGTSVRLIHSAAGQRYRKLENFIEAMRDAPEWLTLDMIVMPNEPDYVAELREKAEGLPNLRFRDPVPYRQLVATLSEYDVSLVFLPPTNFNLKNALPNKFFEAVQARLGLIVGPSPAMESLVREYGLGDVTSDFTAESLRQTLQALTPERIDAWKAAAHAAARPLSAEAQVEIWGGYIDRLAARA
- a CDS encoding DUF6541 family protein, which gives rise to MLISWIPALPATLAALAVFLLPGALVSRLLGARGLTWASVSGPVSVSLIGIAAILGGFLRIPWNVWTLIGTTVIVGALAVLVRRALIRVGWMSGPDAEHAGSWRSPSNIKGFLVGFFAVVLSGAFIVRRIMQIIGVPENFSQRYDNVFHMNAIRFILDTGKGSSLTLASMDPSNTTGFYPGAWHDTVALVAQLSSADIPLAINGTTIALLAVVWPLACFLLVRTVVPSTSGAALTTAVLCGAFGLLPFHLLDWGTLYPNLLSLLLLPVGIALLLGVTKAPFGHWTQRVAPLLLFLAVLPGMALAHPSAILTLLLLAAVLFVVAWWREIRRYFSTRDRRRALWVSLAFALYLAAFTVAWMKLRPSKFGAHWPPVTSSGRALGESLTFSTNGFAEAWILTILVVAGGVMLLRQHRATYLVAWFAMSCFLYISASGLPDSAWRDFWSQIWYHDAHRLAALTVVFALPLGAVTLWELWKLLAQQIGRLGKVIDARVLTAGTAVLAILLTSVAGLALQSSRFNPNLNGVVLRSKWAFDPNFPGNLLSPDEEKLLERLDTKVPEGSVLIGHPASGAALAYAYTGRAVILPALGSSPSADDIQLTSKLTGLDTDPAVCSSVKRLNAYYILDFGTELSPNTVKYTFPTPEEIAKLHKVQLLDQQGKAKLYKITGCK
- a CDS encoding GH25 family lysozyme: MHHGFQPAAPAHRRRALTRSLTAAAMSTVLLVSVAYTAAAAPTPEPSGPSTAAPAPTQLPQAPSEPLPNGQTAGDPAVARQAVGREGATMRTNGEKKRLLAPPADGPAPKPEALTAEKTAEGSPTSGLSGSATGLSRTVPAAFSTSHWRPTFGVPGQDVSAWQGTVDWASQWSLGSRFAYVKASEGTYYTNANFASQYNGSANQGMVRGAYHFAIPSWSSGADQARYFASHGGGWSGDGRTLPPVLDIEYNPYVGRTDLGYNSGDTCYNLAGAPMVKWITDFGNTMRQLTGRYPVIYTTTDWWKRCTGNSAAFSSYPLWIAAYPSSASNTPGTLPASWQQYSIWQYSDEGPFAGDSNVWNGDLTGLSRFATYGDSTRFTAVGDFNGDKRPDLVGIRPDGTLALLPGNGSGGYGAATVIGRGWNIYQQLIGAGDLNGDGRPDLLGVRPDGSVWFYAGTGAVNSGNQGYAPAVRLPGLQWSSYSRILGGSDLTGDGRPDILALGQDNALYLIPGLSSPSAGSSGFGPARKLAGTNWGAYPLMALSGSFTKSNTPGLIASDATGALLLFPSLGSVDASGNAFGAPLRIGNSGWGQFSGLLSTGDSNLDGQPDLLALRPDGSSLFYPGVAGDSDGYATARKIGNGGWTSFAAVTGGFNLNGAGPADTLGIYANGKALLYAGTSSGQLGTGTALSTSFGPVKSAFLGDFSSTGRGDVLTIRPDGTLWFSANNGPANGLPRFATPRQIGSGWNIYQSVQAVRNLSGKGSWDLIAIKPDGTLWLYPGTGNVSFSTPQKIGNSSWQTFTSVLPIDADGDNRTDLYAVRRDGTLWFYQGTGTSPYIAPGRQVGRSGWTAYKALAPTGDLTGDGRADFVGINTNGSLWFYAGTGMPESSLGTGRLIGTLR
- a CDS encoding CpaF family protein, with protein sequence MTRINEGRSVEAAELIEAEVRELVRRRGIDPWADGERIRDLVVEAVTDYEERAVRGGLPPLPGHEDTVRHLLDSVAGFGELQAYFDDPEVEEIWLNGPGEIFVARGGESERTGLEMSQARVEDLVERMLKTSGRRLDLSSPFVDASLPDGSRLHVVIPDITRRHWAVNIRKFVVRASRLEHLVELGSLTRVGARFLGAAVSSGLNILVSGATQAGKTSLLNCLTSAIGARERVITVEEVFELQCPLPDVVGLQCRQPNLEGEGEIPLRRLVKEALRMRPDRLIVGEVRSAESLDLLIAMNSGVGAMASVHANSARDAVTKICTLPLLAGGNISSDFVVPTVASCVDLVVHCQRQPNGRRLVSEIVALGRRVENNVIESSVIFALQDGALEPTGQLPPEDKFVRAGFRLHSLVGAA
- a CDS encoding type II secretion system F family protein; the encoded protein is MSAVLGLALGLGFLLIWWSCWPRSGGGAVPARPSRLAQALQSAGVQKVSPAGLVGSALILALVAGLVVLAFTRSVPIASCFAAFAAWVPWSLVSWRARRRVAALRRCWPDAVDHLRSAIRAGLSLPEGLMQLARKGPEDLRPFFEEFTADYRSGGSFDRSLARLKARLSDPVADRIIEALKLTRDVGGADLGILLSALADFLRDDARTRSELEARQSWTVNAARLAVAAPWLVLLMMSTRHEAVSAYSSVEGLGVLGGGLVVSVLCYRVMQRIGALPSDERVLG
- a CDS encoding type II secretion system F family protein; its protein translation is MSTGLCAALCGLLFGSGLWLTVVRLPFMRAMTLAERVAPQLRAQDTGSRLLTTAPHTITPFGPLERILTPVLRDAVAWLGRFRAGNSALQERLARAGSARTALDFRAAQLLLGGAAFTTVLLVCLLGVFSGRVAPLQALLAALSAAALVALGQEQRLSQRIRSREAKILREFPGLAEMMALAVGAGMNARGAVERIALIAHGELAAEFARTVADARSGTPFLDALRGLARRVRLVPVERFVDGLIVAMERGTPLGDVLRAQAQDVRDLGKRELMESAGRKEILMMVPVVFGVLPLTVLFAVFPGLAAITLML